One Microbacterium marinum genomic window, GCCGGGACGCGCACCTGTTAGCGTGCGGGGGTGACCAGCCCGGACGCCGCACCCGTGACCGCCCGCATCCGCGTGTCCGCTGCGGTCATCGTCGATGCGGACGGTCGCCTGCTCCTGGTGCGGAAAGCCGGCACCACGGCCTTCATGCAGCCCGGTGGCAAGCCCGAGCCGGGGGAGACGCCCGCGGAGACCCTGGTGCGGGAACTCACGGAAGAGCTCGGACTCAAGGTGGCGGCGAGCGCGGTCGAGCCGCTGGGAGAGTTCCGCGCGAGCGCGGCGAACGAGCCGGGCTTCGTCGTCGAGGCAGACGTGTTCCGCGTCGACATCGGTGGGCAGACGCCTGTCGCGTCGGCCGAGATCGCCGA contains:
- a CDS encoding NUDIX domain-containing protein codes for the protein MTSPDAAPVTARIRVSAAVIVDADGRLLLVRKAGTTAFMQPGGKPEPGETPAETLVRELTEELGLKVAASAVEPLGEFRASAANEPGFVVEADVFRVDIGGQTPVASAEIAELRWVSRSDAATVEVAPLAAEYFLPA